The following are encoded together in the Oceanobacillus zhaokaii genome:
- a CDS encoding NUDIX domain-containing protein produces the protein MVIEENECILLQHRTDEDNWCIPGGVMEIGETFEETVKRETFEETGLEVNGLELFGIYSGESCFVQ, from the coding sequence TTGGTAATAGAAGAAAATGAATGTATATTATTACAGCATCGAACTGATGAAGATAATTGGTGTATTCCTGGTGGAGTAATGGAAATAGGGGAAACCTTTGAAGAAACAGTTAAAAGGGAAACTTTTGAGGAGACAGGATTGGAAGTAAATGGATTGGAGTTATTTGGAATTTATTCAGGAGAAAGTTGTTTCGTGCAATAG
- a CDS encoding alpha/beta fold hydrolase, which translates to MKNTKKKFRLWVVFRNILIAIVTASAIWFIFSNIMTAYEQKKYPPLGELVEVDGKNMHLYAKGEGDNTIVLISGAGTAAPALDFEPLVNEMAKKNKVVVVEPFGYGWSDITNKERTVENIVEEIRYALKKSDIQGPYILMPHSISGIYSMYYANTYPDEVQAVVGIDSTLPQALKYFGEEAPTMPEYLSYLAPTGIARLALYINPEDFLPIANDGTYSEGNLEMTKAISAWKSSNKNVVTEVNEIKNNIDKTVDMKFASNMPVLFFTTKEDRISEDGKNLVTFYETQLTNSPSSKIVTLEGHHYLHWTRYKEMSKEVNEFIESFATDQ; encoded by the coding sequence ATGAAGAATACTAAAAAGAAATTTAGACTTTGGGTAGTTTTCAGGAATATTTTAATTGCAATAGTGACAGCATCTGCTATTTGGTTCATTTTCAGCAACATTATGACAGCATATGAACAAAAAAAATATCCACCATTAGGGGAATTAGTTGAAGTGGATGGTAAGAATATGCACCTTTATGCAAAGGGTGAGGGCGATAATACAATTGTTTTAATAAGTGGTGCTGGAACTGCTGCACCGGCACTGGATTTTGAACCTTTGGTAAATGAAATGGCAAAGAAAAATAAGGTCGTAGTGGTAGAGCCGTTTGGTTACGGATGGAGCGATATAACTAACAAAGAACGAACAGTGGAAAACATCGTAGAAGAAATAAGATATGCTCTAAAAAAATCTGATATACAAGGCCCATACATATTGATGCCTCATTCCATTTCCGGCATATATAGTATGTATTATGCCAATACGTACCCGGATGAAGTGCAAGCTGTAGTAGGTATAGATTCTACATTACCACAAGCATTGAAATATTTTGGCGAAGAAGCTCCTACAATGCCTGAATATTTGAGTTATCTGGCACCGACCGGAATTGCAAGATTAGCATTATATATAAATCCCGAAGATTTTTTACCTATTGCTAATGATGGTACGTATTCTGAAGGAAATTTAGAAATGACCAAGGCTATCTCGGCTTGGAAGAGTTCTAACAAGAACGTTGTTACCGAAGTCAATGAAATAAAAAACAATATTGATAAGACAGTAGATATGAAATTTGCTTCTAATATGCCAGTTTTATTCTTCACCACGAAAGAAGATAGGATATCAGAGGATGGTAAAAACCTTGTGACTTTTTATGAAACACAATTAACTAATTCTCCATCTAGTAAAATTGTAACTTTAGAGGGGCATCACTATCTTCATTGGACTCGTTATAAAGAAATGAGTAAAGAAGTTAACGAATTCATAGAATCATTTGCTACTGATCAATAA